A genomic window from Gossypium hirsutum isolate 1008001.06 chromosome D10, Gossypium_hirsutum_v2.1, whole genome shotgun sequence includes:
- the LOC107915998 gene encoding monothiol glutaredoxin-S7 gives MERVTKLASEKPVVIFSKSSCCMSHTIKTLFYDLGVYPAIYELDEIPGGCEIEQTLLRLGCNPSVPAVFIGGELVGGANKIMSLHLNRSLIPMLRQVGALWV, from the coding sequence ATGGAGAGAGTGACAAAGCTGGCATCTGAGAAGCCGGTGGTGATCTTCAGCAAGAGTTCGTGTTGCATGTCCCACACCATCAAAACCCTTTTCTACGACCTCGGGGTTTACCCTGCAATTTACGAACTCGATGAGATCCCTGGAGGATGCGAAATCGAACAGACTCTCCTAAGGCTCGGTTGTAATCCTTCCGTTCCGGCTGTCTTCATTGGCGGTGAACTTGTTGGTGGAGCTAACAAGATAATGAGTCTTCATCTTAATCGGTCCTTAATTCCAATGCTTAGACAAGTG